TTCTCGAACGTCACCGCCTCGCCGGCCACGAGCACCCGCTTCGCATAGTCCACGCTGAACGGTTTCCATTTCGAGATGCCGACGGGACCATGGAACGTCACCAGTCCGGTCTTTGCGAAGATCGGAACGAGGAGCGCGGTCAGGTCGCTGTAGCCCATCAGGATCTTCGGGTTCTTCGCGATCATGCTGAAGTCGATATACGGCAGCAGGCGCGCGCAGCCCCATCCCCCGCGAACGGCGAGGATCGCATTGACCGATGGATCCGCGAACATCTGGTTCACGTCGTCCGCACGGTCCTTGTCCTTGCCGGCCAGGTAGCCGTAGCGGTCGCGCGCGTGCGCGCCGGGCCGGGCTTTCAAGCCGAGCGCCTCGACAACCTCGACCGCGAACTGCAACTCGGTCGACTCGAACGTGGCGCTGGCGGGCTCGATGAGGCCAACGGTGTCACCGGCTCTCAGGCGCGGCGGTTTGATGATGGCCTGGCCACCAGATCGGGGCTGCGCGGCAGCCGTGCGGGAGAGTCCGGCAACCAGCGCGGCAGTGCCGGCGCCGTGCAAGAACTGACGTCTCGTGGCAGTCATGGCAGTCTCCGAGGGCGGTCGTGTGCGGCGGGATTCGCGGGGGCGGCCCTGGCGTCGCCGATCAGACCGCGAACGTCCCTTTGACCCGAGCGACGACCTGTTCGCAGAGCCGACCGCTCTCCTGAACGAGCGCATCGGTTTCGGTGCGGCAGTTCTGCTTGAAGCCTTCGTCCTTCACGGACCCGAGGTTGATCAGCACGTTCAGCACGGCCCCCTCGACGCCGGCGCGAGCCATCAGGGCGGCCACGCCCGCGTCGGACGCCGAGTTGGTGTTGCCCGCCTGCGCGACCTCCAGCGACAACTTCAGCGCGTCGAGGCAGGACTTCGCCGTCTGCAGCGGCACTCGTGATGCGTGCCGGTAGCCTTCTTCGAGCGCCGCATTCCGCGCGGCCTGCTGTTCAGGCGTCGCCTTCGGCAGGCGCATGGCGGCCATGACTCCGTTGAACGCGTCGGTATCCTCGTCGATCGCGGACACGAGTTGATCCTTGACGTGCTGGGCGCGCTCGGCCAGATCCGACAGTCTGGTCCAGGACGCCTCGTAGCCCTTCTTGCCGACGGTGAGGTTGGCCACCATCGCCGAGAGGCCGGCCGCAAGGCTGCCGGCCAATGCCGCAACCGACCCTCCACCGGGCGCCGGGGATTCCGACGACACCTCGTCCACGAACCGATCGACGGCCAGCGACACCAGCGGACTCCGCGTGCGGAACTGGTACTCGATGATCTTCTTGTCGGGATCGAACGCGCCCAACTGGTCGAGGCCGAGTGACCGGATGGCCGCCTCCACGATCTCCCGCTCGGGGCCGCCGGCGGACTTGCCCTGTTTTCGCAGGTAGAACCTGCCCGCGTCGATCAGCGGCTGAAGCGGCATCAGGCCGACCAGCTCCGAGCCAGTGACGATGAGCCCGATCTTCTCGGCTTCCTCGCGCACGGTCTCGAAGACGACGTGCAGTGGCGTCGTGTTGAAGTTGATGAGGTTGATCGACACCTGCGCCTGCCGATACTGCTCGATGTACCATCCGATCGCGCGCACGGCCTTCAACCTGCCTGGGGTCTTCACCTGGGTGCCGTGCTCGTCAACGACAGGATTGCCCTGCTTGTCGCGCTTCAGGCGGCCGCCCTCGCGGATGTTCAGCGCGATCTCGTTCGCGAGCTTGCGGTCGCGGGTGTTCAGGTTGACGTTGTAGGCAATCAGGAACTCGCGCGCGCCGACGACCGGCGCGCCGAAGCGCGGGTCGAATCGCGCCGGACCGGCATCGGGCGCCCACTCCGGATCCTGCAGCTTGCGCTCGAGACCTT
Above is a genomic segment from Vicinamibacterales bacterium containing:
- the ftcD gene encoding glutamate formimidoyltransferase encodes the protein MARLVECVPNFSEGRNRAVIDAIADAIKGVADVKLLDVDPGADTNRTVFTFVGAPEPVADAALKAAHKAYELIDMAKHHGAHPRMAAMDVCPIVPISGVTMDECVEIARGIGRRIGDELQLPVYFYEYAATSEKRRSLANIRTGEYEGLERKLQDPEWAPDAGPARFDPRFGAPVVGAREFLIAYNVNLNTRDRKLANEIALNIREGGRLKRDKQGNPVVDEHGTQVKTPGRLKAVRAIGWYIEQYRQAQVSINLINFNTTPLHVVFETVREEAEKIGLIVTGSELVGLMPLQPLIDAGRFYLRKQGKSAGGPEREIVEAAIRSLGLDQLGAFDPDKKIIEYQFRTRSPLVSLAVDRFVDEVSSESPAPGGGSVAALAGSLAAGLSAMVANLTVGKKGYEASWTRLSDLAERAQHVKDQLVSAIDEDTDAFNGVMAAMRLPKATPEQQAARNAALEEGYRHASRVPLQTAKSCLDALKLSLEVAQAGNTNSASDAGVAALMARAGVEGAVLNVLINLGSVKDEGFKQNCRTETDALVQESGRLCEQVVARVKGTFAV
- a CDS encoding LD-carboxypeptidase encodes the protein MTATRRQFLHGAGTAALVAGLSRTAAAQPRSGGQAIIKPPRLRAGDTVGLIEPASATFESTELQFAVEVVEALGLKARPGAHARDRYGYLAGKDKDRADDVNQMFADPSVNAILAVRGGWGCARLLPYIDFSMIAKNPKILMGYSDLTALLVPIFAKTGLVTFHGPVGISKWKPFSVDYAKRVLVAGEAVTFENIKETGDQLVQTANRITTITPGIARGRILGGNLSVLSGIVGSGYLPDWTGRILFVEEVEENIYRVDRMLTQLKLAGILDRLRGVVFGNCTNCGPGEGYGSLTLEEVLGDHVKPLGVPAWYGAMIGHIDRQFTIAEGIEVEIDATKGTIRMLEPAVI